ATTTCATTTCAATAATTCCATCCGGCGGACTGGTCATATCATCTTCAGGCGTCAAAATAAGGATCGTAGAAAAATTATCCGGCATTTCAGGATGCCTTGTCAGATAATGGTCATCATTCCAATCATTAAATTCGCCTATAAGGCTGATCAAGCCACATTGACTTATCACTAAAATTGGGGTGCATAAAGTCAGAAGGATAAAGAGGAATACCGATTTTTTCATAATTAAGGCATTGAATGTTAATAATATGGGGAATAATTTCACAATAGTATACCCAATAATTAAATACAAATATTTTAAAAGGTGACATACAAAAACATCTCAAATATAATAATAAAAATAATAGTAAATTAGATAATCATTTGAAAATATAATGGGCTAGTCTGGAAATAGAACGCCGAACATCGTCCAACCGGCAATCGTCTAATCCATCAGAACATCACCCGCGCAAGCCCTAACGGTAAAAAAGGAAACTGGTAAAATGTCCTGGTTTTTCCTGTGGTCGGATCAAACATCTCCGAATACACATTCCTGTGATCGGTGAAATTTGACGACTCTTTTACGTCTAAGGTATCCCTCCAAGGGTAAAGATAAATTTTATGAAATAATTTACACATCCTCAATCATAAAAAACCATTTTTTATAATCTTCCCATAGTAACATTTACAGGCATTTCTAATAACGACTAAATAAATTCCGTCAGGATATGTTGAAATATCCAGAGTCAATGGTATAGATGCAGATGCATAGTGATGTTGCAGGATTTTCTTTCCGGTTAAACTGAATACTTCAAGTGTGATATCTGATGAAAAGTCATGATTATCCGGATAAATATTGTAAATGCCCCTGGAAGGATTAGGAATTATTTTCAAATAATCATTTTGATATGGATATGTCGTAAATCCTGAATTACCTGTGGTATCACCAATATGCACAAGAAATCCTGACATATTGGGAGCCAGCAGTGTATCATTCTCGATTATCAATTTATTATAAAAGTACCCACCGACAAATAAGTTATTGGTATCATATACTGCGATTCCGGATGGATGAACTGAGCCATCCGGACAAATGACGGTTTTTACCCAACTCAACTCACTATTGGCATTGTACCTGGCTGTGTAAAAGTCGCCTTTACCTGAATTGACAAGTTGGATGTCGTCACCAGCGAAAACAATCGTATCTCTGAATTCCGACATAATATAGCAATTATTTTCATTATCGATATCAATTTCATTATAATTGAGGTCATATTTATACATCTGAATGGATTTTACCCATTCGGTAAACCCATCCGTATCGAATTTCGCAATAAAATGACTATAGTCGGAGTACGGACTTCTGAGTAATATGTCGCCAAATGAAGCGGAGTCGCCATGCCATCCAAGAATATAACTTTCACCCTCAGGAGTTGCTTTAATGGCAGCCGGCCAGGAATAATATCCACCGTCGGCTAAGGGACTATCACCGTAATTTTTAGCCCATTGTATATCTCCTACGGCATTATATTTTGCCAGCACTACATGGCCCTCATGTTCATCATTAAAATTCAGTTGAATACTGTCGCTGAAATTTAAAACGCCAGTGCCTGGTTCAATAGTTACATAAATATTATTGTCATTATCTGTTGATACGATACAGGTATATCCATAGTCTAATCCGGTTACCTGCCTGATCCATTTTATATTGCCAGAGGAATCATATTTCGCAATCATCGGATCATCGCCATTATCAATTAAACCGGCGACAATGACATTCCCCTCTTTATCTGACGCAACCGATTGAGGAGAGACAGATTCCGGGGCAAATATTACAGTCCATTTATAAATCCCTTCAGTCGTAAAACATGAAAGGAAACTGGTATAATCAGATGTTGTAAAAACATCATCTCCGATGGTCAGTGTATCTGTAAACTTACCCTGTATATATATTTTGTTAAATTCTTCATTAAGAATCATCGAATTACCGATAAAATAATCATTAATCGTACCACCGAACAATCTTGTGGTCCAAACAACTTCTCCATTGTAATTACTTTTTGTGATAAATCCCGAAGGAATGTCGTTTGAATAGGAAATACCAAAAAAATCAACAGTTCCATTCATCATACCGCAAAAATAGATACTACCATCTCTCTTATCAGTTTCTATTCCGATAAGCGAAGCCTGACCGGAGTCACCACTGGATAAATATCTCCAGGATTCATTTCCTGAAAAATCTGTTTGGCAGATGACTACATCCCAGGTCGTGTTTCCGGCATAAATAATTGTTTGTGAATTACTTATTGTAAAATTGTTGTCTTTTATATCCCGTTGAAAGGCCGTATCAAATGTACCCTGCGGAGTTATCCATGTTGTAAAATAACGAGTGCCGTTATAGTTTAAATCAATATCCCCAAATTGAATCTCATGACTAAAAACGCCTGTAAAACAAATGCGGCCATCGTAACAAAGATGCATATCATTCATTGATGGCTGATGAAATGATACTGAACCTATAGCCCACAGGATATTCCCGGATGAATCTGCTTTGGTTATGAAAAGATCAATATAATTAGAGGTTAAATTGATACTGCCAAAACTTACATTTGTTTCGTACCATCCGCCGAAATAAATATTTCCCTGGTCATCAACGACCATGTCTGTGGCATAACTTCTTCCATATCCAGTTTGCAGCTGTTGTCCCATGACAGCCCATTCGCAACCACCGTTCAGATCCATTTTGGCA
This genomic window from Bacteroidota bacterium contains:
- a CDS encoding T9SS type A sorting domain-containing protein: MNTSLYSERKQKFMDDPYHFKNMIPDDQDQFFYSANCPNSSDRGDYGNSPEWDWNAMFGGSGTDCGKDVIVDNLGNIYVVGDFSGNTHFGDESLVSTGLRDVFLAKFSPSGDLLWIRQLLSSPGGKAESFAICDDNNENLLITGSFSGDQLSYGDDFVDKIGTADIFAAKFNKEGGLIWLKNYGALSASLKGLKIQNDVSGYIYIAGSSTTIEYQSILLKADAGGQEIWRQYNKSRFEDLAVHDQNIYITGTLTEPENFGDTLMVPNGWNAFLAKMDLNGGCEWAVMGQQLQTGYGRSYATDMVVDDQGNIYFGGWYETNVSFGSINLTSNYIDLFITKADSSGNILWAIGSVSFHQPSMNDMHLCYDGRICFTGVFSHEIQFGDIDLNYNGTRYFTTWITPQGTFDTAFQRDIKDNNFTISNSQTIIYAGNTTWDVVICQTDFSGNESWRYLSSGDSGQASLIGIETDKRDGSIYFCGMMNGTVDFFGISYSNDIPSGFITKSNYNGEVVWTTRLFGGTINDYFIGNSMILNEEFNKIYIQGKFTDTLTIGDDVFTTSDYTSFLSCFTTEGIYKWTVIFAPESVSPQSVASDKEGNVIVAGLIDNGDDPMIAKYDSSGNIKWIRQVTGLDYGYTCIVSTDNDNNIYVTIEPGTGVLNFSDSIQLNFNDEHEGHVVLAKYNAVGDIQWAKNYGDSPLADGGYYSWPAAIKATPEGESYILGWHGDSASFGDILLRSPYSDYSHFIAKFDTDGFTEWVKSIQMYKYDLNYNEIDIDNENNCYIMSEFRDTIVFAGDDIQLVNSGKGDFYTARYNANSELSWVKTVICPDGSVHPSGIAVYDTNNLFVGGYFYNKLIIENDTLLAPNMSGFLVHIGDTTGNSGFTTYPYQNDYLKIIPNPSRGIYNIYPDNHDFSSDITLEVFSLTGKKILQHHYASASIPLTLDISTYPDGIYLVVIRNACKCYYGKIIKNGFL